ATATCATCACGCATTATGTTTCAATCGACGCCATTGTATCATCCGTTGAAAAAGCAAATGAAACCGCTAAAATTCTTGACGAATATTTCACTGGAGTTGCCACTACATCTAGTTTTAATAGTGCCGAACGTATTTCATTGATTGATTTCTCTCGCTATTCAATATCAAAGACAACGTTTCAACGAATGGTTGTTGATGCGTCATTTATTACTAAATTCGCAATCGATAAGTCAGAATTCCTCACCAATGAAACAGCGATCATTTCATTTTTTGATGTAAAGATGAAGATTGATGATCTCCTTCGGAAATTTGGCATTAACCCGACTGTGATTCGCGCACTTGATAATACATCAGTTTTATTAGGCCGAGAAGAAATCGAACTGATCCTGCGGAAGGCGCCATATTTAGTTGCTATGGCAACGGTAGATTTTTCGCGATTGTTACCAACCGATTTCGCTCCCTCAAGCGAGTCAACTCCAGGCGTTATTCCTTCCCCAAAAAACGAGCCAATTATTGGAGTGATTGACACTCTATTTGATTCATCGGTTTACTTCTCTGATTGGGTCGAACACCATAACGACATCTCATCAGAGATTCCTGCGCAATCATCAGATTATCAACATGGCACTTCGGTGTGCTCGCTCCTTGTTGATGGGCCTTCACTCAATCCTGAATTGAATGATGGGTGTGGTCGTTTTCGTGTTCGACACTTTGGGATCGCGCTGCATGCAGGTTTTAGTTCTTTCACAATAATAAATCAAATTAAGACGATAATTTCAAAGAACACGGAAATACATGTATGGAACATCTCGTTGGGATCAGATCAAGAAGTGAATAGGAACTTTATATCCGCTGAAGCATCCGTGCTTGATCAAATTCAATATGAAAACGACATAACATTCATAATTTCAGGAACCAATAAACGGGCAGATGAACCCAAAAAACGTATTGGCGCCCCTGCTGATTCCGTGAATGCGATTGTAGTGAACTCTGTGGACTCTCAGAATAATCCTGTGAATTACTCGCGTTCCGGTCCGGTATTATCATTCTTTACAAAACCTGATGTCAGTTACTATGGCGGTGATTCACACAAACGAATACGTGTTTGCGATCATCTCGGATTGTCATATGTCTGTGGCACATCCTATGCCGCTCCATGGATATCTAGGAAGATGGCATTTCTTGTGGATGTTCTCGGTTTCCCACGTGAAATTGCTAAAGCATTATTAATTGATGCCGCGATAGGGTGGAACGAAACGCACTCATTTGAGGAACGTTCTTTGAAAGGTCATGGTGTCGTACCCGTTCGTATCGATGACATTGTCAAATCAGAAGATGATGAAATCAAGTTTGTCGTTTCGGGCGTATCTGAACAATATGAGACCTATAGTTATCAATTTGCGGTGCCAAAGTATAAAAACGAATACCCCTTTCTTACCAAAGCGACGTTATGTTATTTTCCACGGTGTTCTAGAAATCAAGGCGTAGATTACACTAACACTGAACTTGACTTATACTTTGGCAGAATCGATGAAGATAACCATATCAAATCAATTAACAATAACAAACAGTGTATAGAAGACAATGATATTCATCCAGTATATGAGGCTGATGCAAGAAAATATTATCGGAAATGGGACAACATCAAGCATATCACAGACGAAATAAAGGAACGTCTTATCCCTAGGAAAGCATATCAGGGTAAACTTTGGGGGATGAAGGTTGTCACGAAGGAACGACTGAAATCTCGAGATGGAATTGGTATTCGATTCGGCGTAGTTGTCACACTAAAAGAAATTCATGGAGTGAATCGAATTCAAGATTTCATCTCTGAATGCTCACTTAGAGGTTGGCTTGTTAACCGAATCAATGTTGAAAGCAGAATACAAGTCTATAATAAAGCTAGCGAAGAAATCAAATTCGATTAATCATCTCCAACTCTCGATGATGGTAGGTTGATTTATTAATATTGGTTGAGTTGAGTATATCCTATTACTCCTAGGGACCTTGACGAAGTGTACAATTGAAGCTCATGCATAATCGTCGAGTGAATTTTCAAGCGTTCTTAGGCCTATAGGTGAAACGAACGTACAGTGAAGTAATCATTTACAATAAATTCAGCTACAAAAAAATAGTCATAGTGCTGTCACATTAAAAAAACATAATGGGAGAGATGACAAAGTAGTTTTAGAGCGGCCTTGATAATCCAATTTCTATACTATTTACGATAAGTGTGAATATGCTTTTTGTCTTCAACAACATGTGGCATCCACATCCTGGGTGCCTTAATCATCATTCCTACAGGCGAGATGGTAAAATTTCAGCGATTCCCTTATAATGGAAACAGACTGCATCAATGACTAGGAGACACGATATGACCCGATCCGCACTTGGCAAGAAACTCGCGTTCGCTTCCGCCGACATCTTCGGCGGCGGCTCCTTCAACATCATCAACTTCCTGCTTCCCGGCTTTCTCGCGCTCACGGTCGGGATCAGCCCCTACTGGATCAGCTTCATCATGCTGATCGCGCGCTTCTGGGACGCGATCACCGACCCGCTCATGGGATACCTTTCCGACCACACGAAGTCGCGGCTCGGGAAGCGCCGGATCTATCTCGTGATCTCGGCGCCGCTCGTCCTCGCCGGGATGTACTTCCTGTTCTTCCCGTTCGCCTTCCCGAGCCATACCCTCCGCGTCATCGCGGCGCTCACCGCGT
This sequence is a window from Candidatus Izemoplasmatales bacterium. Protein-coding genes within it:
- a CDS encoding S8 family peptidase; the protein is MNDILQLKGPFESRKNPNRPAAPTLPSNQSVCSNHIRKLGQDLLDIAAFWRAENFLPDVLLSAHYRKVAAKSNRIDSFLSYKDVTAEQTIVGAKYGGTPSDPYHIITHYVSIDAIVSSVEKANETAKILDEYFTGVATTSSFNSAERISLIDFSRYSISKTTFQRMVVDASFITKFAIDKSEFLTNETAIISFFDVKMKIDDLLRKFGINPTVIRALDNTSVLLGREEIELILRKAPYLVAMATVDFSRLLPTDFAPSSESTPGVIPSPKNEPIIGVIDTLFDSSVYFSDWVEHHNDISSEIPAQSSDYQHGTSVCSLLVDGPSLNPELNDGCGRFRVRHFGIALHAGFSSFTIINQIKTIISKNTEIHVWNISLGSDQEVNRNFISAEASVLDQIQYENDITFIISGTNKRADEPKKRIGAPADSVNAIVVNSVDSQNNPVNYSRSGPVLSFFTKPDVSYYGGDSHKRIRVCDHLGLSYVCGTSYAAPWISRKMAFLVDVLGFPREIAKALLIDAAIGWNETHSFEERSLKGHGVVPVRIDDIVKSEDDEIKFVVSGVSEQYETYSYQFAVPKYKNEYPFLTKATLCYFPRCSRNQGVDYTNTELDLYFGRIDEDNHIKSINNNKQCIEDNDIHPVYEADARKYYRKWDNIKHITDEIKERLIPRKAYQGKLWGMKVVTKERLKSRDGIGIRFGVVVTLKEIHGVNRIQDFISECSLRGWLVNRINVESRIQVYNKASEEIKFD